The Pseudomonas sp. B21-023 genomic interval GTAGGCCGGATGGACCGCGACCAACTGGCCGATCATGTGGGTGGTCAGCTCGCTGACCTGCAAGCCGTGCTCGGCCAGCCGCCCCTTGACCTCATCGCAGTAGCCGGTGCTCTGCGCGGCCAGTTCCAGGTCGAACAGCCGGGCGTCCCAGGCCGGGACCTGCAACCCCTTGAAGCCCAACTCTCCCGCCCACTCGGCGATCCTGTCGAGGCTGTCGAACGGTGGCTTGTCGGCGCTGAACTGCGCGAGGTGCAGACTGGGGCCTTTGAGTGTTCGCATGATGTCATCCAATTGTTTGTTGATCGACAAACAATAGGGTCGAATGGCGCTGCCCGTCAATCGCAAATTGGCTAGAATGCGCCTTTCACGTAATCAGGCAGGCGAGCGATGGCAGGGCGACCTCGGGAATTCGACAAGCAACAGGCGCTGCGCAAGGCGATGCGGCTGTTCTGGGAACATGGCTACGAGGGCACCTCGATGTCGGCCCTGGTGTCCGCGCTGGGCATCGCCTCCGCGCGCATCTACGCGGCCTTCGGCAGCAAGCAACAACTGTTCGAGGAAGCCGTGGCCCTGTACGAGTCGGCCGAGGGCGGCTTCGCCGACCGCGCCCTGGCCCTGCCGGATATCCACCAGGCCCTGGCACGGATGCTCGAGGACGCCATCAGCACCTACACCCGCGCCAACGAGCCCAGGGGCTGCCTGGTGGTCAGCGCCGCCAGCGGCGTGGCACCGGACAACCTGGCCGTCCAGCAGTGGTTGTCCGGGCACCGCCGGCAGCGTACCGAGTCGATCATCGAGCGCCTGCGCCAAGCCCGTGACCAGGGGCAGTTGCCGGCCGACACGCAGGCCG includes:
- a CDS encoding TetR/AcrR family transcriptional regulator, whose protein sequence is MAGRPREFDKQQALRKAMRLFWEHGYEGTSMSALVSALGIASARIYAAFGSKQQLFEEAVALYESAEGGFADRALALPDIHQALARMLEDAISTYTRANEPRGCLVVSAASGVAPDNLAVQQWLSGHRRQRTESIIERLRQARDQGQLPADTQAEALGHFYATFLHGISVQARDGVPGEDLRSASRQALTLLPSRQP